The following proteins are co-located in the Triplophysa dalaica isolate WHDGS20190420 chromosome 2, ASM1584641v1, whole genome shotgun sequence genome:
- the si:ch211-93g23.2 gene encoding uncharacterized protein si:ch211-93g23.2, which produces MDFELEYGDKTPKLNEICQELYAALQPYRKAYIGSSSLQVYKNIYDCVSYRDKEWHECLRSPVLMPLSRFIGLVESFSTYQGFLEKDPEAKNLSKHITERLLNEMGASSTDTEVTVVVKYFYLLASKPETS; this is translated from the exons ATGGATTTTGAGCTGGAATATGGAGACAAAACCCCTAAACTGAATGAAATCTGTCAAGAG CTCTATGCAGCCCTGCAGCCTTATCGGAAAGCTTACATTGGATCCAGTTCTTTGCAAGTCTACAAGAATATTTATGACTGTGTTTCATACAGAGATAAAGAGTG GCATGAATGTCTAAGGAGTCCAGTACTTATGCCACTGTCCAGGTTCATTGGTTTGGTTGAATCGTTCTCAACCTATCAAGGTTTTTTGGAAAAGGATCCTGAAGCCAAGAACCTGTCCAAGCACATAACAGAACG attGTTGAACGAAATGGGGGCTTCGTCCACCGACACAGAAGTGACGGTTGTGGTGAAATACTTCTATTTATTAGCCTCTAAACCAGAGACTTCCTAG